TCTACCTAGTTTTGCTAGTGGTTCCAGGTGGCACCATAACACGAGTGACATGTAACGACCCGTCTCAATTTTTAACGTACTTGGACAATTTTTAGGGCTCCATTTTATTGATTGCTACAAAACGCACATGCCCATGACTAAAAAAGATTCAATCGTAGAAGGTTTACTTACTGTACAAAGGTTGAGCATCTCTTGATTGTCTTTGGCTCATTATCTTCAATCTCTAAATATTCACACAACTTTCCTCTCTTCCAAGATTCGTTGTGTTTGCTTTGCTCTGTTTTTAGTTAGAATCACTTGATGGCTACTTTGAAATTCCTAATTTCAAAATCCCTAATTTCACTTTAGTTCtccattttgttttaattgaaTTCGTGAGAGTTAATGTCTTTGATATGTCTTTGGTGTTAGCTGGATTGGTCTAGGCCTTTGGTATGCTCCTAAATGGATCCTAGATTCAAGTCCCCATTGTATTCGTGTGTGTGAGTTCCCCCTAACTctatgataaaaaaaaaggcttcTGAATAAATGTGGTTTTCACTTTACGAAGTGACCCTATCAGATTAGTGGGAAAATGCCCACCTGAGATGAAAGAACTAAAATACCCATACCACGTCATTAATTCTGATGAAATTTAGAACGGAGTTGACGACATGGAGCAAAGTGAACCATATAACCTTGGTCAAAAGTACAATATGAGTCAGTTTGGGTTTGAGGGCAGAAGATGAGATTTGACTATTGCCATCCACATAAAGAGGGAAAAATTAGCCAAAGCAAGAAGCATCTTTTGTAGCAGAAAGAGTTAGAGattgattgaaaattttggagctTTATagtgtcttttttttttctctcctcatttTGGAGCTTTATAGTTTGATCCGCAATAATATGACTTTATTttatcttccttttccttttcttttaagttttattttattttatttcttttttatgaaaatgaagtctactccaaaaagaaaaataaaactgtttgacttttaagaaaaaaaatgattgtTAGATTAATTTGAATGGAAAATGTATACGTTGACGTGCTATGTCTATAGCAGTCAATAATTTCTCTAATTTAACAAGTGTGAGAGAATTGATTGACGgtaaaatttaatatgaatttgaggatcaaaataaaattccgATACAAGTTGAAGGACTAATTTCGATAAagaaaacccatttacaaaaGTTTTCTATATCCAACATCTCCAACTGACCAAACTAAATAGTaataagaaattgaaaactaaagTAAACAGGTGTCATCAGCATGGAGGTACATTTCATAAAACAGCAATTGTAGCGGTACAGCAATTCATGCAGGAAAATCCAAAACTTCTTCCATCCGTCACCCCAAGAGCTTGCCACCAACACGTGTGCTCACACCTCTCATTCCATGTAATCGATTGTGGtgttcatcatcatcatcatctgcCACTGCGGCACTGCGGcactgctctctctctctctctctctctctctctctcttgatcTTATCTCTTCCTTCATGTTATTAGTTTGGATCATCATCACCAGTTACAAAAGCAAAGCCCTTCTCTTGTGTTCATTTGTTGTAGTTAATAGTTTAGAGCTGTTTGGGTGTGGGTTTTGAGGCTTTTTTTGGGAACCAACCAAACAATGGATTTGTTGAACTCGGTGCTGAATTGGGTTGTGCCACCGGCAAGTTTAGTGATGATGGCGTTTGCTTGGCCAGCATTGACCTTCATCACTGGTTGTGAGTGGCTTTACAATACGTTCAACAGTGAACCTATGGAAGATAAAGTGGTTATAATTACAGGAGCTTCTTCTGGCATTGGGGAGgtaagtctctctctctcagccctccaactttcctatttttgtgcttttttttttttccattaatCTGGATAATTTTCTAACATTTTTCAACctgatatttatttatatatatttaattttataattttattgctTGTGATCATTGTAAATTGATAACAAGAGTTGGGCACTATTTTACAAAGCCGGAACCTAATTCTTAGCCCAAAGTTAAATGGGCCACTAGGTGAGGCCTAGAAAAAGTCGGCCTAGCTTGGCTCCATTTCATTTagagattttttaaaattaagtaCTTGAATTATTTCAGTCTAAAAAAAGGAACTTGAATTGTTTAGATTGAAGTTATAATTAGTTACCCCAACAGGGTGTAGCGGAGTGGAAAAGGATTTGACTTGCATACCAGTGATCTAAGGTTGGAACCCCATTTCACCTTTGTAGTGTGAGAAACCCCTAGTTCAGACCATCAcatttacaaaaaataaagagagtTATAAATAGTTATTCAATTGGACAAGGTCCTATGGATCGGCCCTATCCTGGTCCGTGGTAAAAAGTTGATATAACCCATCCTTTAGCCAATTTAGTTGTCCTAGGTCTTTTTGATAATAGCTCAAGTGGTAAAAAACAGTTACACTCACACACATGAGGTTCTACATTCGATTCGCTCTCCCCTCCCCCAACGttacttgttttgttttaagaatTATACGCACTAGATCACAGATTTTGGTAGTTTGATAATAGTGGTTATAACTTCTAAGTGCATGATGCCTATGATTGCAGCAAATTGCATATGAATATGCAAAGAGGGGGGCAAAGCTTGTATTAGTTGCAAGAAGAGACAACAGACTGCGACTGATCAGTGAGAATGCAAGGCATATGGGTGCAAAGCATGTCATGATTGTAGCTGCAGATGTTGTCAAGGAAGAGGAATGTAGGCGATTCGTCAATGAAACCATAAACTTCTATGGGCGAGGTACTCAAATTTTTTGGGCACAAGTTTGGTAATTGAAAATGCCATATTTCTTACTACCAAAAGTTTTATTCTTGCAATCACAGTAACAAATTATTGTAGATATTCTTGAGTGATATGTACAGTATAGTGTCAATGCCATAGTATGGTAATAATGATGAATTGAAAACACAGAGGTGGTATAGATTCATGAGCATGAAAACTAATGACTGCATCGTTTCGATAACATTACACAACATTTCAGCACATTTATCTCATTAGCTCACCCACAAACTTCTTATCACACCAGAACAGCTCATTAGTATATTCCCTCAAAGAGAATGATGTTAACGGCTGAGATCAATACACATTAGCCATCTGCTGTTTCTGTAACATAATTGCATCTTTGAGATTTCTAGAATAGTCTCTCAATTGTACATGATACTATCTACACAAAATTCAATGAGAAGCctttcctccctctctctttttctgtctctctctctattaCTTTTCTGCATAAAATTTAAGCTGTAATTTAGTACAGTACGTTTGTGTATCACATGGGCCTACAACTACGAAAGTTACTGTCACGCAACAAGCAATTGAGATAGAATTCCACTAAGATAGAATCAGTTATGGAGCCTTATGGGATACCTGTAATTCacacttaattaattttgtggtGCAATAGGGATTGTATATCACATTTGTATATCCAAAGACAGCAACTGTATGGATATACTTCTGGGTATCCAACGTCTATTGGTAAATTTTATGTGTTGAGCACAAGGTAAACACAGTTGCTTCAATAGCAGTTGTGGTTTTCTAGCAGCCATGGCTGCTGCAACTGCTGTACTAAATAATACAGCAGCTGATCATCACTAGCAAGATAAACTACTCTACTGAGCATGATTAATTCAAGGATCAGTATTCTCGGTTAAGTTATATAGGAATAGGATTGCATTGAATTGTTGGAAACTGCAAATATAATACTGCATAGTTCAGCTTGTGAAACAAATGCACTCAGTGTCTTCTTGGCAGTCAATTTTGTCTCTTTCAATCTTTATGATCAAGTTATAAATTTGTCAGAAAGGTCTAGTGCATTCATGCATGTCTGTTCTGAAAGTAAATGTCATCCAGGTAGAATCAcgtttaaaaacaaaatcatcattttTCTGTTTCAACCCTTTAAATTTGTGTCCAATTTTGCAGTGGATCATCTGGTAAACACCGTAAGTTTAGGACATACGTTCTACTTCGAGGAAGTTACAGACACCACTGTCTTTCCCCATTTGTTGGTAAGGATTGCAAAACTGAATGCACAGAACTCCAAAAATGTTGCTCTTCCTCACCTACGTCAAACCAATGGAAAGATCATTGTTAATGCATCAGTTGAGAGCTGGTTACCCCTGCCGAGAATGAGTTTGTATGCAGTGAGTATGCATTAATAAATCAGGCATTGCATGTTGTTGTGGGAAAGTTGAATAAGTTATTTTCCACATATTGCTAGAGATATGATTATTGAGTCACAAATATCAAACATCGTATTCACTGTCaaattagaataaataaaaaagtgcaTGTGATATGTACTACTATAGTAACCCATCAAATGCTCTCTGTGAAACTAATTTAGTGTCCTTTTGTTGTGCTTTGAATGATCACTAGGCAGCAAAGGCAGCTCTGGTAAACTTTTATGAGACACTCAGACTAGAAGTAGACCATGAGGTAGGGATAACAATTGCAACTCATGGATGGATAGGGAGTGAACTGACAAGAGGCAAGTTCATGGTAGAGGAGGGTGCCGAAATGCAAtggaaagaagaaagggaGGTAAGCTGttaatatttcattatgtTGGCCCAATGAAGTACACACCATTAAATTGGACTAGCTAGTTTTAATTCCAGGAGCAGACCTGCTAATTAAAGAAACACTACTTTTACTATGGTATCATGTATGATGACAGATATATTTGTATTGTCGTAGGTACATGTGACCGGTGGGCCTGTGGACGATTTTGCAAGATTGATTGTAGCTGGGGCTTGTCGAGGAGATGCGTATGTTAAGTATCCAAGCTGGTATGACATCTTCCTGCTTTACCGGGTGTTTGCACCGAAGGTTCTCAATTGGACGTTCCGCCTGATTCTTCCAACACATGGCGGAAGGAGGACTTCCCTTGTTGGCACTGGGAGGCCTATTTCAGAAGGGTATGGAAGGCCTTTGTTCGAAGGCTCGCCTCCGAGGAAACTTCCCAGCACATTCGCCCCCCAGAGTCCCCAGCAGCTTAAAATGGAATGACAAGGAAAATAGCCATGTTGTTAGCCTCTATCTGGATATTCAGTTTGTTCAACTTGTGTTCTTTAGCCGTCACGGAGATTTTAGAGAGTAGGAACACAGTTATTGAATTCAGTAGTTCATGTAATAAACTCTTTCGATCAGCTTAATAAATTCCATAAAGAGCATATCTGATCTTAAGATTGATATGAATAGAGTGCTTTCAACATGTTCTCTTCGTTTTTCAATAATTCTCCTGCTCAGGTGAAGGATGTGACAGAGTAGTcgtttgtttttctgttttctcatTTCTGATAGTAGACGAGAGTGTTATATATGTTTGCTTAATTGTTCTGTTGTATCACAAGTATGTTTGCTTAAAAATAATTCTTTTGTAATACTTTTCGTATTAAAATACATTTAATGagcgtatagccgcgcggctatactctcaCTCTGtgaatatattaaaatattttaagggAATAGACGAATACAGTTGAACATttaaggagtatagccgcgcggctatactctttatatattaaaatatttaacaaGTATCGCCTCACAACTGTACGcttttaataaatttgaatattaaatagtatagccgtgcggctatactgtttacACACTAAAATATTCACAAAATATAGCCTCGCGGTTATACGCTTTTAATAAATTCCAATAtttaaatggtatagccgcccggctatacgcttaaaataaattcgtatatttaaagagtataccagcccggctatactatttaaaattcaaacgtgtatcattttctttttttaaaatataaaaatagtttCTTCAAgtcaataaatagtttttatatattcttttttgtaattaaataatatcttagccttatttaattattttcattagtaattatgttttaattattatttctttattgagtaattaattaactccaaaaattatattacttaataaatagtttttaatttttaattttttttactttaatttttcattggttataaaattttcttagGAATAGCTAATTGCTTAGTATAACTAGCCTATTTTGCATTGTTTtaagtttattatttttccttcttggggcttttttctttttcagtttgCTTAGTTTTCGTTTGGTAATTGCTTTTTGGGTGGACTTATTTGAATGCCTTTAATTCTTATAACTATTAACGGGTTGGCGATCCAAGTATGGGTTATCTTCTGGAACCTTTTGTTGACAAAACTTCGTTACACAGCTGGTGAAGGCAATTCTGAATCAAGTAGTGGAGAAAGTTCAGGTATGAGCAGTTGTAACGCTGACCCTGCTCATGGTCTGCAAATTGTTGGGATGAGTGCAACCATGCCAAATGCGACAGCAGTGGAAAATTGGCTTCAGGTAAGTAGAACTATAGAACATGAACTATGATCCTTCTTGAACAAATGTTTGACTGTAGGCAGTTTGTCATTAACACCTGCAGGTCCCTTAGTGTTGCCTATCTGTGGGTGTTTGGcaattgatttaaaaaatatagataCAAAATTCTTTACTTGGATTGTGGAACTTAATAATGGGATCTTGAATTCCACTCTTAATGTAGTTGTTCTGTATATGATGAGTAAACATCTCATAATAAGTTCTGTCTTTCAAGGGAAAGTTAATGAAATAGTTAAGTCTTGTTTTGGTAGAAGAAATTTCTAGACACCAATGAATCAATTAGGTAATCAACTAACTTGATTTAGATTTAACGTTTACAGTGATTGAAAAGTACCAccatgttttaaaatttttggtattttcgATTCTTATGGGCAACTTGATATTGGAAGAATTGTTTAACCTGCATCAAGGTACATCTCTTGTTCTCTCTTACGCGTTCCCCTTCTTTTATTCTCCCTAGTGTAGAGCTTcactttcttttccttctcttccattttttcatcaaattttcttgTTGGATCAACTGGGGCTCTCTAGAAACCATGTAGTTTACTAATTGACAAACGACAAACTTCCTTCACAACTGATTTTTCTTACCGCAAATCCAAAAGGGATTAATTTCACAACACATCAATATCAATATAGGGATTATTTTCACAGAACAACAATACCAATATGAGGCTAAACTTCTTGTTgaatccaagaacaaaaagtATTGGACGTGTGAGGCGCTAAAGTTAAACTAGAACGGGGTACTAAAACTTTCTGATTTCCCACCTTCATGGATTAACGGGGGAGGATAGCTGACCCCCTCTTTGCTTGGCGACCACGCCACGTCGCTTGAATGGAAGTTGCTGCCAATAACTCCTCTTGAGAGTTTTGCATCTCCTTGTTGAAATGCCACCAAAACCTAGAGACAACAGTCTTCAAGTCGTAGGCCATGAGAGCAAATGCTTCAACTTTTGTGTGAGACTTGACAATTCTGGTCGAGATGGGTAAGTCGGAAAAGGAGGTAAACTTTGATGCCCAATCTAAAAGTTCTTCTCCATAGAAATCATTTTTCCCAAGAAGACGAGTGCTTGAGGGAGAGCCACTACTCTTATTAGATGTGTAGTCCCATACAATGCCTTGCGTGATGAAGAGCATCTTATCAAGTGGTTCCCCTTCTCGAATAATATGGATGTCCTCAGTATACATGACTGGCTTAAGATTCTCACAGATTACTTTCAACACTTGTTCATCCACCGTTTGAAGCATTGGCacctatatatatgcatgtataGGTAATAATCAAATGACTAGGAACAtgattattatatatactCGAATTAAAGTCTTTTTAACTGCTTATCTACTGACATGATTACCAACTAACTCTTAGTCAAGTGATACTTCTCTTGCCAATGTTGAACGAAGTCTCAATCGTTGTTCAAAAATGTTAAAAAACTAGTAACATGATTGGTTTAGATTATCAGTTAGAGGCACTGAATTTTCTGATAGATAGAGGAGTGTATAACTTACTTTCTTTAGGATAGCCAAGCAGAGATGGTACTTGATATTGTTTTTATGTTCCAAAGGAAGAATAGAGAGCATATTCTCTACATGAacatctttgttttcttcaagcTTTCGTAGTAAGTTTTCCATGATCACCGTCTTCATTTCCTTTGGGAGGCCATTTTTAGATAACCATAATTCTATATCGagatctttcattttcatcttcCGTCTAAGTTTCTCTGATCTTGTAGTTGACAACTGCATATAGGTCTGTTCCGCAACAAGAAAGGTAATTCGTTAGTTCATGTCAACACCATTAATGCTGAGACTGATCATCCAATAGAGAAAAAATTTTAACcccaaagaaaaagtttaCAATAGAGATTTATTCCAACACCAACCTGTAAATTTCCAATGAGATATAAGAATAGTAGCAAGCCAATTATAGAAATAGACACCGCAAAGAGGTTTTCCCATGCATAGGTACTGGTCTGGAGATTTTGACCAAGAGAACtgccaaaatgaaaaaaaaaaaatttatatatatatacagccCCAACAAACCAGTTAAGAAAATTCTGTTCAGATAAATCTTATGCATACCTTAGATTCCGTAAACCCCACCAGAAACAATTCAAGAACTTATCTAGATAATCCTTTGACCCCAACACCTTAGACTGAATGGCCTCAAGAAATATACCAAAATCAAATGTTGTTGCATTTGGTGGGTTTACAGGGCAAAATTTATTCAGAAATGTTACTCTAGATGTTACGTCTCTAGATGTATCGTCATTACAATAAAAAGTACTAGGTTCACATCCATCTGTTCTACAAGCGTACTGCCAGCAAGCTGTTTCTCGTTGAATAGAAAACAAGTACCAAAAGGCTCCGAGTACCTAATTGACCATCGAACTTTAGCTATAGAAAGTTCAGAAAATTGGGGAGAGGAGGGAAACAATGTAACTGCAAAGATTTAGGGTTCTTAATAAATATTACTTTAAAGCAAATTTTAGGAAGCCAAGACTGAAACTTACATGACTAGCAAGGatatagagaaagaaattgaataaaCCTTTAACCCATATTCCAGTCTCCATGCTAGGATTCTTGTTAAGCTTCTTACACGATAGGTAGATGCAAAGAACCCGGGGCACATATTGCAACAAAACAAGAGAGCTCAGGAACTTCCTTGTATTCAAAGATCTCGAGTCCCTCATTTTCAAAAAGAGAATTAAAATTACAACCTGCACATGTGACAGTAGTTTAAGCCAACAGAGTAGTTGTGATACATGTTCAGTAAATTAAGGTACCATCTAAAATTTATCACATTTGGTCAAcaatttctttgttcttgTCATAATCTGCTGCCTCCATGCAGCAAATACTACAATTTAAGGCTTCTCTTACCTGAGGAAGGGGAAGAACAGATAAAATGTCAATCAGGATGCAGGATCGCCAAATCTTCTTAGCTATAATCAAACCATCCTTAACTAGTTTCTTTCCTTTAGAAGAAACTACTTTGGATGCTTCAGAGGCCCCAGATGTGTCAACTTCTTTAACTAGTGTtctaatttgaaaaataatgtgCACTATATAAGATAGGTCGGTGATTGATCTTAAAATAAGAGCagctttcttcaaattttggtcCAATCCAAGGCACTTGCGATCCTCATCGATGATAGGAATGTAAAAGAACAAAGGATCCAGTGAGACTGCACAAACACATGATACTATAAATAACTTGTTCCACATTGGAAGGAACGACCCTTGTGGATCAAGAATTTCCTTCATTAAATTTGGCCATTTTTCCCAAGGTTCTCCATCTTTCATGGCAGATTTTCCATTTGCAGCTTCTAAAGACAGAGCAGTTTCTGGATAAATCCTGAAGAAGACAAACccgaaattcaaaatttgcaATATTATGATCATATATTTTCATTGTGATCACAAACATGTTGCATCTTAATGAAGGCTTGACACAACAAGAATTTTCCTTACAACCATCAAGAAAATAACTAGATGTTTGGCTTGTCAAATGGTAAAGTCAGATACttgatacaaaataaattcaaaagaagACAAATAGTATTAGAGAGTGAGAAACTAATAACCTCAGGAAAAAGGTTTTCTCCTCTGAGCGCTTCATAACTAAAGTTATTTCAGGGATGTCCACAGTTGAAGCTTCTTTGTGATACAATATCCTCTTCACTGTTTCATCCTTATATATTGCCTCTGAACTCTTGATAGAACTAAATTCAAGCATGCAAGGTACAAAAACATTGTTCACAATTTACTTTacataattgtttttttttatatatacaaatattcTCTTATGTAGACGTCTGGACGTTATTACCGGACGCCATTGTACACATGGAGGAAAGCAGGGAGGTAGTAGAAAATACATTAATTGTACGACATGCAATGACAAGTTTTATATCAATTAAGATTTCATTAGGAAATTAGAAAATTTGTAAGTACTAAGGCTTAGGCAGAAAAACAAATGTAACAATAAGTTAGTGCCGTTTTGATCCTTAgcctaaacaaaacaaaaaacaacaaaagaaaattgcgACTATGGTTGTAATTGCCTTGTCCCCAAGtatcaacaacaacagcaaatTTAGTTTATTCCTATGTGAAATTTTTGCAGGTACCTTTTTCTACACTTGTGGATAGCAGGCGACTTTGACAACGAAGTGGTTGTGCCGGCTACAAACTGATCCCAACCgaaacatatatatgtttccACAAAAGGAGATGCTGATGTCTGAGATAAAAATTTCTGTTTGATTATAacttcataattaattttgactgcatttgaaaagtcaacaaaagtaaaaaaaatttatgaactACACTTTGGGAATTCTGGAATTGGTTTGCTACATTAATTCACACACCTTGAACTCAAGTTGAGAAGAACTGATAGATGGCAGCAGTACCTCAAGTGGAGCTTCAATAAAGATGGGGCAAAGTGCTAAGAGGAGTGGCAGAGCAGAATGTGGCACCTTAAACTCgtttttttagttattttggTCCTTCAACTCTTGCAGTGTTCCAAATTAGTCACTCCATAGTATTTACTGTTgatttttagaaaataattatatataaatccaAATTAACATTGTTATCCTTCAAATAGACGGAAAAATTCACATAATTTGATGGATGTACTAAATTAGGGGTTCGAAAACTCCCTAGGCACTAACATTCGAATTTGGTACAAGAATTCGGTCCGATTCGATCGGTTTGGCGGTTTGAAATTCCACCTTAGACATGACAccttttgaaatttataaatgCTAGCCTAAATACATGCAATGCATGTCAAGAGTAAAAAATTGTTCATATAAATTTGCGGCCACGTGGCATGTTAGAAGGTGGAAGCTACAAAGACATATTGCGACGCACGTCTTGATATACAGCATGCAATGCAAGCAAAGCAAAAACCAAATTCCACTCACTCCTccatcactttcttcttctcagcTCAACCTATCTGAATggatgcttcttcttctttgcaactctctctctctcttccaaaaCAGAAACAGAGAGTCAGAGTCAGAGTCAGAGTCAGAGTCAAGAGTTTCCTTCCTGTCAAGTCCTCAAAACCTTCGGTCCCTCGCGTTTCTCGGGGCCATGTACGCCCGCAaatctctatctctctctgcCAACCTCCAAATCACAACACACTACGTtaccctctttttttttcccctctgtttttttcctttcttttgttttttattttttttggattttccaTTCATGTCCTCTCCTCCCTCCCGTTCCTACTTCCTGGTTTCACAATCAACAAACCAAAGGcagtttaatttttattatttttataggaCATTAATCGATAattagaaaaaacaaacagaaaaatcTGCAAACCCAGAAACGCCAGGCAGCCCAGCCAGAACTCCTGCAATCCACGAGCActtcatttcttcattttcaggTGCAGGGATTTCTGGTCTGGTTTTTGGGTCTCCTATCTCTTTGggtatatataaatttatctGTATTTCCTCCTATACATTAAAGCTTTGACATTGGGGTTTTGAGATTGGATTTTCCACACCTTCTGGTTTCTGCCACATTCTTTGATATATAGAGGTTTCTTTCTGCCTTTCCTTTCACATTTCCCGGATTCTGAAATTCCATGGAATTTGGGTATCTGGGTAAGGGTCAATAATCATCAAAAGGCTTTAGCTATGTGAATTCAGGTTATTTATTGGGTGGAAAGAGATACCCATATTGAGAATTTGAGGAGAAATGATGGATTGAAGGGAAACTCTTGGGTTTCCCCGGTAATGCAGGCAACATATTTGATTAATGATCTCACTCACATATTTTGCAAAAGGGGTGATTAGTTTGGAAGCATTGGAAACAGGGGATTTTGGGAGGCGCAAAAAACTATGGGCTGCATTTGTTCAAAAGGAGCCTCAGAACAGGAAAAGGTGGAGGATACTGACACGGTAGAACACCCTTTGAAGGATTATTCGGTTCAATTGGTTGCTCCTACCCCATCATTGAGAGATGACTTTGTAGCCGAAGTAAGTGGtcttggtggtggtggtggtggtggtggtgctgATGGGTCAGTGCGCTTGTTATCAAACACGGCCTCAAGAGCCAATAGGAGAAGCAATGCTGCTAATGATGAAGATCCTAATAAGAGCCAAGTCATCTCAAAACCTGGGAATTCTAATCATCAAAGATGGGCAACAATGGATATGGAAGCAAGTGAAAAGCAAACGGTGATGTCTAGGATAGTGAGCATGCCACATGGTGCAGAAGGAGAACAAACTGCTGCTGGATGGCCAT
The window above is part of the Prunus dulcis chromosome 1, ALMONDv2, whole genome shotgun sequence genome. Proteins encoded here:
- the LOC117615536 gene encoding 11-beta-hydroxysteroid dehydrogenase-like 5, with the protein product MDLLNSVLNWVVPPASLVMMAFAWPALTFITGCEWLYNTFNSEPMEDKVVIITGASSGIGEQIAYEYAKRGAKLVLVARRDNRLRLISENARHMGAKHVMIVAADVVKEEECRRFVNETINFYGRVDHLVNTVSLGHTFYFEEVTDTTVFPHLLVRIAKLNAQNSKNVALPHLRQTNGKIIVNASVESWLPLPRMSLYAAAKAALVNFYETLRLEVDHEVGITIATHGWIGSELTRGKFMVEEGAEMQWKEEREVHVTGGPVDDFARLIVAGACRGDAYVKYPSWYDIFLLYRVFAPKVLNWTFRLILPTHGGRRTSLVGTGRPISEGYGRPLFEGSPPRKLPSTFAPQSPQQLKME
- the LOC117620063 gene encoding cyclic nucleotide-gated ion channel 1-like; translated protein: MKDGEPWEKWPNLMKEILDPQGSFLPMWNKLFIVSCVCAVSLDPLFFYIPIIDEDRKCLGLDQNLKKAALILRSITDLSYIVHIIFQIRTLVKEVDTSGASEASKVVSSKGKKLVKDGLIIAKKIWRSCILIDILSVLPLPQVVILILFLKMRDSRSLNTRKFLSSLVLLQYVPRVLCIYLSCKKLNKNPSMETGIWVKGLFNFFLYILASHVLGAFWYLFSIQRETACWQYACRTDGCEPSTFYCNDDTSRDVTSRVTFLNKFCPVNPPNATTFDFGIFLEAIQSKVLGSKDYLDKFLNCFWWGLRNLSSLGQNLQTSTYAWENLFAVSISIIGLLLFLYLIGNLQTYMQLSTTRSEKLRRKMKMKDLDIELWLSKNGLPKEMKTVIMENLLRKLEENKDVHVENMLSILPLEHKNNIKYHLCLAILKKVPMLQTVDEQVLKVICENLKPVMYTEDIHIIREGEPLDKMLFITQGIVWDYTSNKSSGSPSSTRLLGKNDFYGEELLDWASKFTSFSDLPISTRIVKSHTKVEAFALMAYDLKTVVSRFWWHFNKEMQNSQEELLAATSIQATWRGRQAKRGSAILPR